A window of Chlorobium phaeobacteroides DSM 266 genomic DNA:
GTCACCCGTTATTCCACTTTATGTTCATGGATAGCAGAGAAACATTGTGCGAGAACCCCGTCATTATCACAGACCGGGATGCATGGAAGGAGATAAATCTGAAGGATGCCGGAACGATCGAAGTTGAAATAGGCTTCGGCAGCGGCGAGTATCTTCTCAGAAGAGCATCGGAATACCCTGAAAGACTGTTTATCGGCATCGAAAAGAAACCCGGAATGATAACGGAGGTTTCAAAAAGAGTTGCAAGCCATAACCTCAATAATATCCGGTTGCTCGAGTCGTGCGCCAAAGACGCCTTCGCCGACCTCTTCCCTGCAAATTCGATTTCACGTGTCTATTCGCTCTTTCCCGACCCCTGGCCAAAAAGAAAACATCTCCACTACAGACTCTTTTCATCGGAATACCTGCGACTGCTCAATAACCGGCTTATTTTCGGCTCCGAGGCGCTCATCGTAACCGACAGCGAAGATTACTGCAACTGGATGCTGAAACAGCTACCCGATACCGGCTTCGAGGTTGAAAACAGCATCATACCACCGCAATTCGATACCAGATTCGAACGGAAATGGCTGGAGCAGAACTTCAACACATTCTTCAGAATTCTGCTCAAAAAAGCACGGCACATCGAAACCTGAAAGCTATCGGCAGTTCCCTTCCCCCGGATTATCTGCCGCTATGTAGAGTAAAATTAAACCATCAGGGACAATTTTCAAGTCCGAACTCCCTTGCAGACGCCATACACTCGTTAACCTGTAAAATCCGGAATAACGGTGCTCAGTGAAAACCGAAAAACCATTTGACATGAAAAAGCATTTGAATTTTCAGGGTTTCGGAGTTGCACTTTTATTTTGGAAATCTTTGCAGTATTTTCAGTATCGAACATTTTCCGGCAGTATTGATAGCACGTGATCTTTTTATTACTCGTTCATTTACGGACAGATAAACACAACGATGAACCGGCGAATCTTTGGATTACCATGCAGTTCAAGCAGGAAATTAATGTGCATGAAAACTCTTCCCGGCATGGCACCCTGCAGTACATGCGTTCAATCCTTTCGCCAGTGCATTCTGAAACCAGGAGACAAGCATGGCCAAATACAGGGTTCTATCTCTTGACGGTGGAGGTATAAAGGGCCTCCTCACGACGGTAATTCTTCAGAGAATCGTTGCCACGCGCGGCCTTGAGAATTTCCTCGATACCATCGATCTGGTTGCCGGCACATCTACCGGAGGACTGATCGCGTTGAGCCTTGCCCATGGGGTGGCTCTTCCAAAGATCAGGAATACATACGTCGAAGGCGGGCCGAAGGTCTTTGACGACTCCTGGCTCGACGATATCGCTGACCTCGGAAAGATACTGGGCGCAGACTATGAGCTCAAAGGCCTTCGGAACGAACTGAACATGCTCCTGGGAAATACCACACTGGGCCAGTTGACCAAACGCGTATTGATTGCGACGTTCGACCTCGACAACGAAAACCCGGATCCCGGTCGCCGTACATGGAAACCGAAACTGTTTCATAACTTTCCCGGCCCGAACAACGACCGAGATGCTCTTGCCGTAGACGTCGGACTCTACACCAGTTCGATGCCAACCTACTTCCCGGCTGTCGACGGATTCATTGATGGTGGGGTTTACGCCACAAACCCGGCCATATGCGCACTTGCCCAAACTCAGGACGTACGGTATGCGCCCACCCCGTCATTAAACGAAGTGTACCTGTTATCATTGGGCACCGGTATAAGTCTACAGTACATTGAGGGCAAGTCCCTCGACTGGGGCTACGCCAAATGGGTCAAACCGTTGATTAACCTTATGACCGACGGAACTTCAGGAATTGCGGATTATCAGTGCCGCCAGATAATGGGAAACCGTTATTGCCGTCTGGCACCGGTTTTTCCGGTCGGGACTACGATTCCGGCTGACGATATTGACAGGATCCCCTATCTGATCGATTTTGCGGAATCAGTTAATCTCGAAGAGGTTACGAAATGGCTTAAGCATACGTGGCTCCCGACCTGATTTTCAGCCGGACAACCTTCGACATACTTGTCATGAACGGCATATCCGCTTCACAATTACAACACTAATCGCGATGGAACTGCGACACAAAAGATTAATCATGCCCGGCCTGTTGAAAACGGCCTTGCTGCTGTTTTTGACGGTGCTGATAACCGGCTGCAGCGCATTGAACAACACTGATCAACATGCTGAATATCAAATCTACGGCAAATCGAACGGCGACTATGACGGGTCAACAGGAAAAATGGATTACCAGGGCTATACCTACAAAGTTGTCAGAATAGGTGCACTTTGGTGGATGGCGGAGAATTTGAGATGCACGAAGTACAACGACGGCTCTGCCATTCAGGAAGTAACGGACAACTCGGCATGGAAAAGCTCCTCAATCGGCGCCCTTTGCGACTATGGTAACAACCCGGCAAATGGCAACGTATACGGCAAGCTGTACAACTGGCATTCGGTGAAGACAGGAAAACTCCATCCTCCGGGCTGGCATATTCCCGGTGATAAAGAATGGACAGCATTGACCGATCATCTTAAGGGTATTTCAGTTGCCGGAGGCAAGCTTAAAGAAACGGGCATCGAGCATTGGGAAGCCATGAACGTCGGCGCTACGAACGAAAGCGGTTTTACGGCATTAGGAGGCGGCAATCGCAACGAAACAGGGGCATTTGACTTCATCCGGAAGTATAGCTACTTCTGGTCCGCATCAGAAAAGGATGATAACAGCGCCTGGGCTCGTAAACTTGGCTATTACGGCACGGAAGTCCTTCGTTACAACTACAGCAGGAACTGCGGTTTTTCCGTTCGCTGCGTCAGGAATTAACAGCCACTACCTCTGGAACGTGCCTCGCTTACAGTAACCGGGGCAAGATTCTGAAGTAAAAAAACTGTTGCTCCTTTTGCGGGCATAAGAGGGAGATACCATAGCGAAATCACGTTCACGAGGCGCTTTACTTTTGGCCAATCAGCCGAATAACAGCATCAATCTCCATACATTATGACTCTGTTCCAATTTTCACCTAGCCCTCAACAACGACTTACTTCAGGCTGCAGAACATAATTATTTTACCTCACGCAATCACTGCATGGCACATCAGAACGTATGAAAACCCGGCCCCGAATCAATTTAATACACTCCTGTAAACCAGGCTTTTATCACTGGTTCAATACAGCTCATCTCGATTCCCTGCTCTCCCGCCTGATACAAGAGTAGCGGTTCGTCAAGACGCACTCTCATGGTATATGGCACTAGAGTACTCTTGTCTTCAAGAGCTAATAACACCCATTCCGACATATTCCCTGCAAAACACAATCTCCTGCGCTATTGCACTGCGCCTCATACCCCCGTAACGGAAAAAGATCGATAGGTATCGTTGATACACCGAGCCAGAATGGAGATGGTTCCAGTACTGGATTCGGTTTCACTCAAGAGCAGAAAACTGACGACGATGGTGACGCTGCCGTCCAGAACATTCAGTGCCATTTATTTCGACCTCCATTCTTTCAACCAAAGCTCATTTTCGAGGTTCGGGCATCTTTTCTGACAACTCCTTCAGGAGGTCTTTCGAAAAATCCTGCACACCTGCCCTGCGAGCGTCATGTACAATTTCCCAGGCTTTTTGATATTCCCTGCTGATAAGGGTAAAGGCCAGCCAAGCCATGTACCCCTCCCTGAATTTCGGATCCTGCTCTAAGGATTGCGTGAAAAGGACATCTGCTCTTTTTCTGTGTAACGAAGTTTTTAATGTATCGACAAGTGATGCCATAGAGTACGCTATGGCTGCATCAAAAAACAATACAGGTTGAGTTTTTTTCATGCTTGGCAATGGCTTTGCTCGTAACATTGCAAGACTCCGCTCAAAATATTCAAGCGACTCTTTTATATTCATTCTTGTCATCATGATTTTGCCGAAGCCCCAATAGGGCAAATAACACGCTTGGTCAAGAAGCCACGATTGATTGAAACGCTTCATTGCGGTGTCAGAATCCCTATCCTGAAGCGCATTCATGCCCATCATCCAGCTAATAACCGCTGCAGAATCCCGCGAAACGCCATTTTTTGTCATTACGGCGATGAATTTCTCATCGGCATGCTTCTCAAAATCAGTTTTGACAACCTCAGTACCGCCGTACATGGGCAGAAGATTAATCGGTTTGGAATCAGCCTTGGCGACATACGTTTGAAAAAGCGTATGAATGGCAAATAATGCAATTATGATTGTTCGGAACTTTGACATGGGTGGCTTAATTTAACTCAAGAGATACTTCCATAGTACGAAAATAATCATTTCGAATAAATACACCTAATATCAAACAACCGTTTGAGGGGATTCTGAAAAGCAACTCCCGGAACCACCTTCCTCCGGCAGCTGCTGATCCCGTTCAGCAAATCGTACATTGTTACCCTTTTCGAGATCGAGAACATCAGGAGAGTCACCATTTCAGCCGTGCGCC
This region includes:
- the trmB gene encoding tRNA (guanine(46)-N(7))-methyltransferase TrmB — encoded protein: MDSRETLCENPVIITDRDAWKEINLKDAGTIEVEIGFGSGEYLLRRASEYPERLFIGIEKKPGMITEVSKRVASHNLNNIRLLESCAKDAFADLFPANSISRVYSLFPDPWPKRKHLHYRLFSSEYLRLLNNRLIFGSEALIVTDSEDYCNWMLKQLPDTGFEVENSIIPPQFDTRFERKWLEQNFNTFFRILLKKARHIET
- a CDS encoding patatin-like phospholipase family protein, translating into MAKYRVLSLDGGGIKGLLTTVILQRIVATRGLENFLDTIDLVAGTSTGGLIALSLAHGVALPKIRNTYVEGGPKVFDDSWLDDIADLGKILGADYELKGLRNELNMLLGNTTLGQLTKRVLIATFDLDNENPDPGRRTWKPKLFHNFPGPNNDRDALAVDVGLYTSSMPTYFPAVDGFIDGGVYATNPAICALAQTQDVRYAPTPSLNEVYLLSLGTGISLQYIEGKSLDWGYAKWVKPLINLMTDGTSGIADYQCRQIMGNRYCRLAPVFPVGTTIPADDIDRIPYLIDFAESVNLEEVTKWLKHTWLPT
- a CDS encoding fibrobacter succinogenes major paralogous domain-containing protein, translated to MPGLLKTALLLFLTVLITGCSALNNTDQHAEYQIYGKSNGDYDGSTGKMDYQGYTYKVVRIGALWWMAENLRCTKYNDGSAIQEVTDNSAWKSSSIGALCDYGNNPANGNVYGKLYNWHSVKTGKLHPPGWHIPGDKEWTALTDHLKGISVAGGKLKETGIEHWEAMNVGATNESGFTALGGGNRNETGAFDFIRKYSYFWSASEKDDNSAWARKLGYYGTEVLRYNYSRNCGFSVRCVRN